A stretch of the Brevundimonas sp. MF30-B genome encodes the following:
- a CDS encoding TIGR00282 family metallophosphoesterase, whose protein sequence is MRLAFFGDVVGKSGRDGLSDHLPGLKRDLKLDFVVVNAENAAGGFGITENTARELFMAGADCLTLGNHSWDQREALTYIVREPRLIRPANYPRLMDAPGAGANLFETHSGRTVLVMNVLGRVHMDPMDDPFGAVERELAAAPLGAVADAVIVDMHCEATSEKMAMGHFCDGRASLVVGTHTHVPTADCQILPGGTAYQTDAGGCCDYDSVIGNEKEEPLRRFTTRISGGRYTPASGPATICGVYVETDDRTGLATRVEPIRVGGRLSQAVPVV, encoded by the coding sequence ATGAGACTGGCGTTTTTCGGTGATGTGGTCGGCAAGTCGGGGCGGGATGGTCTGAGCGACCACCTGCCGGGGCTGAAGCGGGACCTGAAGCTCGATTTCGTGGTGGTCAACGCCGAGAACGCCGCCGGTGGATTCGGCATCACCGAAAATACGGCGCGTGAGCTGTTCATGGCCGGCGCCGACTGCCTGACGCTGGGCAACCACAGCTGGGACCAGCGCGAGGCCCTGACCTATATCGTGCGCGAGCCGCGCCTGATCCGCCCGGCCAACTATCCGCGCCTGATGGATGCGCCGGGCGCCGGCGCCAATCTGTTCGAGACCCATTCCGGGCGCACCGTCCTGGTCATGAACGTGCTGGGCCGGGTGCACATGGACCCCATGGACGATCCGTTCGGCGCCGTGGAGCGAGAACTGGCCGCCGCCCCCCTGGGCGCCGTGGCCGACGCCGTGATCGTGGACATGCACTGCGAGGCGACCAGCGAGAAGATGGCCATGGGCCACTTCTGCGACGGCCGGGCGTCGCTGGTGGTGGGCACTCACACCCATGTGCCGACCGCCGACTGCCAGATCCTGCCGGGCGGCACGGCCTATCAGACCGACGCCGGCGGCTGCTGCGACTATGACAGCGTCATCGGCAACGAGAAGGAAGAGCCGCTGCGGCGCTTCACCACGCGGATTTCCGGCGGGCGCTACACGCCCGCTTCGGGCCCGGCTACGATCTGCGGCGTCTATGTCGAGACAGACGACAGGACGGGCCTGGCCACCCGCGTCGAGCCGATCCGCGTAGGCGGCCGCCTTAGCCAGGCGGTGCCGGTCGTCTGA
- a CDS encoding 5-formyltetrahydrofolate cyclo-ligase, with protein MTSKSELRAEMRGLRKRLAGADPLAGERVADHASDLPQGPCVALYRAMGSEMDPQPLARALLATGRMLCLPVVIERDAAMVFRAWSPGEPLEMDAAGCPAPLPLAATVIPDLIVTPLLAFDGSGGRLGQGGGYYDRTFAALPHIVRIGLAYAGQQVERLEIEPHDIRLHGVLTETGYTAFP; from the coding sequence ATGACCTCCAAATCCGAACTGCGCGCGGAGATGCGCGGCCTGCGAAAGCGGCTGGCGGGGGCGGATCCGTTGGCGGGCGAGCGCGTGGCGGATCATGCCAGCGACCTGCCCCAGGGCCCCTGCGTGGCCCTTTATCGCGCCATGGGGTCGGAGATGGACCCGCAGCCCCTGGCTCGCGCGCTCCTGGCCACGGGGCGGATGCTGTGTCTGCCGGTGGTGATTGAGCGCGACGCGGCGATGGTGTTTCGCGCCTGGTCGCCCGGCGAGCCGTTGGAGATGGACGCGGCGGGCTGTCCAGCGCCGTTGCCGCTGGCGGCCACGGTCATCCCCGACCTGATCGTCACGCCGCTGCTGGCCTTTGACGGCTCAGGCGGGCGGTTGGGGCAAGGCGGGGGCTACTATGATCGGACCTTCGCGGCCTTGCCGCACATTGTCCGCATCGGCCTGGCCTATGCCGGGCAGCAGGTCGAGCGGCTGGAGATCGAGCCCCATGACATCCGCCTGCATGGCGTTCTGACCGAGACCGGCTATACCGCCTTCCCATGA
- the recN gene encoding DNA repair protein RecN, whose protein sequence is MLTALFIRDIVLVDALDLEVQGGLTVLTGETGAGKSIILDALGLALGGRGDAGLVRAGARQGTATAVFEAPDDPALIELLSERGVEVRSGEDLILRRVVSADGRSRAFVNDQPTGVGVLREVGAQLVEVHGQHETVGLLDWKTHRGLLDAYGGLEPQLKGVAQAAERLKAAEARLAELKAQAADARARAEEIALNLADLDDLDPREDEETELAGERAILGAAEKGIADLADARQSLGGDKLSQKLAAALRAVEHARQRAVQAGAEADHPVIVRLAAAAEAVDRALVEATEAVAAVDAAADAFDFEPGRLDKAEERLFALRAAARKLNTTVDALPALRLRYREQLRLIEDGEDALSEAARATAAATEAYDVAAAMLSSGREAAAERLTEAVMAELAPLKLERARFRVALEPVADGRRGPQGVETARFQIATNAGQDFGPLDAVASGGELARFALAMKAALAGREDQRQPVMIFDEVDQGVGGAVAEAVGGRLERLSRGAQVLVVTHSPQVAARGHAHWKVRKADRDGQTHTTVDTLDEAARREEIARMLSGAEITDEARAAARVLIG, encoded by the coding sequence ATGCTGACCGCTCTATTCATCCGTGACATCGTGCTGGTGGACGCCCTGGACCTCGAGGTTCAGGGTGGTCTCACCGTGCTGACCGGCGAGACCGGGGCGGGCAAGTCGATCATCCTCGACGCCCTGGGCTTGGCGCTGGGCGGGCGAGGCGATGCGGGCCTCGTGCGGGCCGGCGCCCGTCAGGGAACCGCCACGGCCGTGTTCGAGGCGCCGGACGATCCCGCCCTGATCGAACTGCTGAGCGAGCGCGGCGTCGAGGTGCGGTCGGGCGAGGACCTGATCCTGCGCCGAGTGGTGTCCGCCGACGGCCGCAGCCGCGCCTTCGTCAACGATCAGCCGACCGGCGTCGGCGTTCTGCGCGAGGTCGGGGCGCAACTGGTCGAGGTGCACGGCCAGCACGAGACCGTGGGCCTGCTGGACTGGAAGACCCATCGGGGCTTGCTGGACGCCTATGGCGGGCTGGAGCCGCAGCTGAAGGGCGTGGCCCAGGCGGCCGAGCGGCTGAAGGCGGCGGAGGCGAGGCTGGCCGAGCTGAAGGCCCAGGCGGCCGACGCCCGCGCTCGCGCCGAGGAGATCGCGCTGAACCTGGCCGATCTGGACGACCTGGACCCGCGCGAGGACGAAGAGACCGAACTGGCCGGCGAGCGGGCCATTCTGGGCGCCGCCGAAAAGGGCATCGCCGACCTGGCCGATGCGCGCCAGTCGCTGGGCGGCGACAAGCTGAGCCAGAAGCTGGCCGCCGCGCTTAGGGCTGTCGAACACGCCCGCCAGCGCGCGGTCCAGGCCGGGGCCGAGGCCGACCACCCGGTGATCGTGCGCCTGGCGGCGGCGGCGGAAGCCGTGGATCGCGCCCTGGTCGAGGCGACCGAGGCGGTCGCCGCCGTGGACGCGGCCGCCGACGCTTTTGACTTCGAGCCCGGTCGGCTGGACAAGGCCGAGGAGCGGCTGTTCGCCCTGCGCGCCGCCGCCCGCAAGCTGAACACAACGGTCGACGCCCTGCCGGCACTGCGCCTGCGCTACCGCGAGCAGCTGCGTCTGATCGAGGACGGCGAAGACGCTCTGTCGGAAGCCGCCCGCGCTACGGCTGCCGCGACCGAGGCCTATGATGTGGCGGCCGCGATGCTGAGCTCGGGCCGGGAGGCGGCCGCCGAGCGGCTGACCGAGGCCGTGATGGCCGAACTGGCGCCGCTGAAGCTGGAGCGCGCGCGGTTCCGCGTGGCGCTGGAGCCTGTGGCCGACGGCCGGCGCGGGCCGCAGGGGGTCGAAACCGCCCGCTTCCAGATCGCCACCAACGCGGGCCAGGACTTCGGCCCGCTGGACGCCGTGGCCTCGGGCGGGGAGCTGGCGCGCTTCGCCCTGGCGATGAAGGCGGCCCTGGCGGGCCGCGAGGACCAGCGTCAGCCAGTAATGATCTTCGACGAGGTCGACCAGGGCGTCGGCGGCGCCGTGGCCGAGGCCGTGGGCGGGCGGCTGGAGCGGCTGTCGCGCGGCGCCCAGGTCTTGGTCGTGACGCACAGCCCCCAGGTGGCGGCGCGCGGCCATGCCCACTGGAAGGTCCGCAAGGCCGACCGCGACGGCCAGACCCACACCACGGTCGATACGCTGGACGAGGCCGCTCGGCGCGAAGAGATCGCCCGCATGCTTTCGGGCGCGGAGATCACCGACGAGGCGCGGGCGGCGGCGCGCGTGCTGATCGGGTGA
- a CDS encoding outer membrane protein assembly factor BamD, whose product MRSSKSAVSVAVLAMMIVIGVSACSGSRTRAKLAYEERPVELLYNTGYERLERRRWADAIDYFQEVERQHPYSEWARRAIMMQIYAHYQNGAYTDAIAAADRFIQLFPGNPSAAYAFYMRAICNFEQIVDVGRDQAFSEAALLGLRDVIRRYPGTSYATDAQVKIDMVNDQLAGKEMNIGRYYQRANQPLAAVNRYKAVIANPDFQRTSHTAEALYRLVEVNLMMGLTEEATRNGAVLGHNYPGSPWYAEAYALLTQRGQSPEVAPTGRRESWLRRILPG is encoded by the coding sequence TTGCGCTCTTCCAAGTCCGCTGTTTCCGTCGCGGTTCTGGCCATGATGATCGTCATCGGGGTTTCGGCCTGTTCGGGCTCCCGCACCCGAGCGAAGCTGGCCTATGAAGAAAGGCCGGTCGAGCTTCTCTACAACACCGGCTACGAGCGGCTGGAGCGGCGGCGCTGGGCCGACGCCATCGACTATTTCCAGGAGGTCGAGCGCCAGCATCCCTATTCCGAATGGGCGCGGCGGGCGATCATGATGCAGATCTACGCCCATTATCAGAACGGCGCCTATACCGACGCCATCGCGGCGGCGGATCGCTTCATCCAGCTCTTCCCGGGCAATCCCTCGGCGGCCTACGCCTTCTACATGCGGGCGATCTGCAACTTCGAGCAGATCGTCGACGTAGGTCGCGACCAGGCGTTTTCCGAAGCTGCGCTTCTGGGCCTGCGCGATGTGATCCGGCGCTATCCGGGGACCTCCTACGCCACGGACGCCCAGGTCAAGATCGACATGGTCAACGACCAACTCGCGGGCAAGGAAATGAACATCGGCCGCTATTACCAGCGCGCCAACCAGCCGCTGGCGGCGGTGAACCGCTACAAGGCCGTGATCGCTAATCCGGACTTCCAGCGCACCTCGCACACGGCCGAGGCCCTGTACCGGCTGGTCGAGGTCAATCTGATGATGGGCCTGACCGAAGAGGCGACGCGCAACGGTGCGGTTCTGGGCCACAACTATCCGGGCAGCCCCTGGTACGCCGAGGCCTACGCGCTGCTGACCCAGCGGGGGCAGTCGCCGGAAGTGGCTCCGACCGGCCGTCGCGAAAGCTGGCTGCGGCGGATCCTTCCGGGCTGA
- a CDS encoding ribose-phosphate pyrophosphokinase, protein MKLLAGNSNRTLAQAIADHLDMPLTRAQVKRFADNEVFAMIEENVRGEDVFVIQSTSYPANDNLMELLIMMDALVRASAKRITAVMPYYGYARQDRKTDGRTPISAKLVANLVTRAGADRVLTMDLHAGQIQGFFDIPTDNLVATPVLARDVRDHYPRGQELMIVSPDVGGVVRARSLAKRLDADLAIVDKRRPRAGESEVMNIIGDVEGRRCILFDDIVDSGGTLVNAAKALIDRGAVEVSAYISHGVLSGPAVSRVADGPLKELVITDSIEQPDEVLNCSKIRRVSVAPLIGEAIRRIANEESVSKLFD, encoded by the coding sequence ATGAAACTGCTCGCAGGCAATTCCAACCGGACCCTCGCCCAGGCCATCGCGGACCACCTGGACATGCCCCTGACCCGCGCCCAGGTGAAACGCTTCGCCGACAACGAAGTCTTCGCCATGATCGAAGAGAACGTCCGCGGCGAGGACGTGTTCGTGATCCAGTCGACCTCCTATCCGGCCAACGACAACCTGATGGAGCTGCTGATCATGATGGACGCCCTGGTGCGGGCGTCCGCCAAGCGGATCACGGCAGTCATGCCCTATTACGGCTATGCGCGTCAGGATCGGAAGACGGACGGGCGCACGCCGATCTCGGCCAAGCTGGTGGCCAATCTGGTGACGCGCGCGGGCGCCGACCGCGTTCTGACCATGGACCTTCATGCCGGCCAGATTCAGGGCTTCTTCGACATCCCCACTGACAATCTGGTGGCGACACCGGTGCTGGCCCGCGACGTGCGCGATCACTATCCGCGCGGACAGGAGTTGATGATCGTCTCGCCGGACGTAGGCGGCGTGGTGCGCGCCCGCTCTCTGGCCAAGCGCCTCGACGCCGATCTCGCCATCGTCGACAAACGCCGCCCGCGCGCTGGCGAAAGCGAAGTCATGAACATCATCGGTGATGTGGAGGGCCGCCGCTGCATCCTGTTCGACGACATCGTCGATTCGGGCGGCACCCTGGTGAACGCCGCCAAGGCGCTGATCGACCGCGGCGCCGTGGAGGTGTCGGCCTACATCAGCCACGGCGTCCTGTCCGGCCCCGCCGTCAGCCGGGTCGCGGACGGGCCGTTGAAGGAACTGGTGATCACCGACTCCATCGAGCAGCCTGACGAAGTTTTGAACTGCTCGAAAATCCGCCGTGTTTCAGTGGCTCCGCTGATTGGCGAAGCTATCCGTCGGATCGCGAACGAGGAATCGGTGTCCAAGCTGTTCGATTAA